AGAGCAAACACCACCTTCAAAGCCAAACAGAGTTTACCCTATCCTCTTCTCTGCGATACTGCATCTTCACTGATTGCGGCTCTGGGGTTCAAAAAGGCACCTAAAGGAACAACTAGGGGCATTTTCGCTGTAGATAAGGAAGGTACTgttctgctgctgcagcctGGTGGCCCGGATGCCACGGTGGAGGCTATGCGGCAATTGATTGCAAGGAAATCTAGTAGTAGCAGTTCAGAATCGGGTATCTGACAGCTTCAGTCACCAGTCAAAGCAACCAGAAGGACAGCAACCATAGGCGAACCCAGAATTAACCGCACCTACGCAAGTAGGACTACTTGtgatttttgtttccttcgaAGTGACTCTCTACCAAATGACCACAGTTACGACTGAGTCTATATCATTCTGTTCTAGAGACAATGTATGTAAAATTGTGTGTTTGTCAAGAACTCCGGAGTACTATACTCCTCAATGTTAGCCCGTTTAGAAATGCTTGACGAGCCGCCCAAATAACCCAATTAGCGGTATCAATCACTCTTACAAtgcctctttcttttactcttttcTAAGTTTAGTCATTTCTAAGCAATGTTCCCTGAACTTTGTTCTCATGATCATTGTTTGATTTACATCTATAGTACTCTCCGTATTCACGTTATACTCAGCAATAGCCCTCGCGCCATTGGCTCAGCCGTACTTCAACAGTTGGCGGAAATACAGTTGTTCCGTTCACGGCGACGTTTCTAGCCCGACAGCTTGATTTCACCACAGGACGACAATTGACTCAATTCATCCAGATTCTATTTCTATCTTGGAAAAGGTATAAAGCAGCAAAACAGCAATgtcctgtttcttttccccctaTCCTACCTCATTGATTACCTATTCTGAGAAGTTCTTCAAACTAATTCATTTAGCACAGAGTGCATTTTATTATGGCTCGCGAGATTCTCAAGGCGGCAAAGTCCGCATCGAATGTCATCGCTGTTCATAAGGTAAAGAGCTCTAATATACATTCCAGATCGGGGTATTATCTAAAGTTCCATTCCCGCCAGAAATACACACTTCAATCCACCGGCATCTGGGAGCGTGTTCGCCGCTTTCTTTCGATTGATCCCAATCGCTCAACAGGTGTTCCATTGAACGCCCAATATCGTCTACCGACCCCCGGAgctctccctcctctttcctaTGACGATCCGGTTACCGTTCCGGCTGGTGATATTGCCGACAACCCTTATTGGAAGCGTGATATTCGGAGGAGTTACCCTAAGCTTAGCACTGTGAGCCAAGCAGATTCTGTCGGTCTTCTCACCGTAGGCAGCCAGGCAGCACCAAAGGATGATATTCTACAGATTGGTGAAGCAGGAGAAAAGCAACTTATCTCTATCAAGCAGCAGGGAGAAGAACGCGGTCTGGCTGGCCTTTttgagaaggataagaagggCATTCAGGGTGTCTTAAAGGCCAATGGTTTGCCGCCGAAGCCTTGCAATATGAACCCGTCAGGTTCCAAGTATCAGCTTGATCATGACCATGGCTACCCCAATGCGTACGTTGACCTGTTTCCTCGTAATGTGTCCTAAACTAATCACCTGGAAAAGATATCCCTGCCGCACATTTGTTTGATGATGCATTCGAGTTAGAGATTGAATATATCGCattcttctttaccttccaCACTCCATCCCACTTACTGCTATTCAATTTCATCatattattataatattttttattttttattttttattttttatttttatctcaCAACGTACTTGGGGCGGAAAAATTTATATGAGACTCCGTAAGCAGGAAACGCTAATGGTCCGCGCTTCTGAGAGTAtttgtttctat
The sequence above is a segment of the Aspergillus oryzae RIB40 DNA, chromosome 3 genome. Coding sequences within it:
- a CDS encoding putative NADH-ubiquinone oxidoreductase 21 kDa subunit (predicted protein); translation: MAREILKAAKSASNVIAVHKVKSSNIHSRSGYYLKFHSRQKYTLQSTGIWERVRRFLSIDPNRSTGVPLNAQYRLPTPGALPPLSYDDPVTVPAGDIADNPYWKRDIRRSYPKLSTVSQADSVGLLTVGSQAAPKDDILQIGEAGEKQLISIKQQGEERGLAGLFEKDKKGIQGVLKANGLPPKPCNMNPSGSKYQLDHDHGYPNAYPCRTFV